The genomic stretch TAACCACTACTTGCTTGTTCCTAATAAGGAGAAAGTTCTCTTATACGACCAATTTGCTTTgaacaaaagttaaaataactaTGGATCACTAGAGAGATTCTCTCACACAACTGAGTTTTAGTCACATTGTTGTTACCAACTTCGACTTCAATGCCGACCATCCGTATTTCCATGAGTAACAGTTCCATCAACATTTAGTCAGATTACACAAAgcttaaaacaccaaaactgtACCacttaagaaaagaaaagaaaacatatagAGAAAACAACACTTAAACTTTTGTCTTATCAATTTCTCTCATTTCAAGTACGGATCAGTAAACAAGCCATTAATGTTTGCTGTGCAACCTCCAACAACGAAGTATTGAGGCATTCTATTCCCATCCATTCCGCATATACGAGAAATGTACTAATCTTGCAAATTATATTAGTTACAGAGCTAGCTAAATCACTTGGTAGTTTTTATACCTTCCTACAGCCGGTTAACAGCAATCCTAGCACACACTCcatgaaattgaatttgttaCAAGCCAAATATCCAACATCTAATAATTATACATCTCTAATTAAGCTGACAGAAGAGAGGGAGCATGCTTGCTCTAAATCTTATCTGATATGGAAATGCTTGTGAGTTGAATTTCCTGGAATGGTTATCCGAATTCTTCCGCTGTCATCGACCTGCCCGCATACATCCTTGAACTGAGTCCCTGCACCAACATTTCGGATTGAGCCTTCCACTGCATGAGACTCGGCTGGATTCTTCCTTCGTCGTTCATTGTGTCCTGCCAGACGCCTGCGACAACTCCTTTTGGTGTCGTCGAATTCTGGTAGCTGATGAAATCTGCAACACAACAACATTTGGCACCAGGATGCTTGCTTATTTATCGGTGAATTTGAAGTTTTAAATGCTGCAAGAGAAACTATTTAACATTGGTGAAACAAAATGTACCAGTAAACTGATATTCTTGGTAGATACACTTAAATGATTCAGCCTCATCACAAATTGGAAAGAGTAAATTAAGAACAAAGACAGAACCATACAACTTTGAATTGTGAACTTATTGCCAGAGGTCGATACAACGACACGAGTAAATGTAAATTGAAGAGTAGCAATGTGCATCAATCCCACATAGGCAAACATAAAAGAAACCGGCAACAACAAATTATGCGATTTCTGCAAAACCAATATATAAACTGAGCaagcaagtggccctttaccacagtggtggaaaggtgttgagTCCTTGCATGACAGCGTGAGATCAACCTCGGTGGCTAATCTGacatctaatataacaaaatctatcgtttaaacaaaaaatatatatatatatatatatatatatatatatatgtcagaaaagaaaaatcaaacagaAACCACAGAATGGAAATGAAAATTGCAGCAAGAAAGATTGCAATAAGTGGGAAGTGGGAAATGATTACCTGCTGCATTGCTGGCAAAACCTTTGGTGGAGGCCAGAGACAAGCACAACCTGAGACTTGGAATGAAGGTCACAAACTTTATGCTTTCTATGATACTGCTTTTCTTCACTCAGATCAGCCGTGCACCTGTCCGCCTGACACCGTCTCATTGCGccgcctcctcctccgccgGATGACGAGGACGAGGACAACGATCTCTTCACGCCTCCTTTCTTCTTCCCGTCTACTTGCAGCTCACCATCaaattcctcctcctccttcttcaccaccgccaccacccgCGGCTTCTCCCTCATCTGCTTGTTCAAGTCCAACTTACTCGTTCCCTCCATCAATGGATCGACCCCAGATGATATATATCACCTTTTTTTAGTAAAAAAGAGATGAGGAAGAAAGGAAGAGCAGGAAGATATTAGCGGAACAAGAGGAGGGGGAGAGTAAAAAGTAGAAGGGAGGCAGCACTAGGAGGGAGCAGGAGGAGAAGTGGGAGAGTGAGGACCACAACAATCTCCTCCATAATTTTAAGGGTTTCTGTGACGAGTCTTTTGCTTCTTGTCCGTTGTTTAGCAGCTTGTACTTGTACAACAATAATGCAGGGGTCCGAGATTCCAGATGGGAGGGGATAATACCGACGAAAAGTTACAAATAAGCAAACGCAAATACTTTGGGTCTCTTTCCCTTTCCATTTGTTTCCATGTTTACAAATCAACCCTCACCAATTACGAACATCTCCAAGGAGGTAGCATTTGAGTATCAAAGTCAAATTTGCTATGCTATATAAGAAAAAGGGATAATACTAGgtatatcaaaattttaaactaaattttataacTCAAATGATGTCGATattaatgattggattattacttaaatgtcgattaacgtacttattttctattggtgatacattattttgtttgcaaatttgagtaaaattttagtctccaagatatatccaaaaaaaaaaaaaaaaaaaaaaagcatttccAACGGA from Pyrus communis chromosome 7, drPyrComm1.1, whole genome shotgun sequence encodes the following:
- the LOC137741117 gene encoding squamosa promoter-binding-like protein 3, with the translated sequence MEGTSKLDLNKQMREKPRVVAVVKKEEEEFDGELQVDGKKKGGVKRSLSSSSSSGGGGGGAMRRCQADRCTADLSEEKQYHRKHKVCDLHSKSQVVLVSGLHQRFCQQCSRFHQLPEFDDTKRSCRRRLAGHNERRRKNPAESHAVEGSIRNVGAGTQFKDVCGQVDDSGRIRITIPGNSTHKHFHIR